From the genome of Thermococcus chitonophagus, one region includes:
- a CDS encoding glycosyltransferase, whose protein sequence is MRIIASPAYRNKSVNPYNYLLYMHISELGVEVEDFSISKVLKEKWDIWHIHWPEGYLNRKSLIKSSVLTTSLMGMIQFLRMKGVKVVWTAHNITTHERYHPKIEEKFWKVFTRQINGYITLSKTGKLELLKRYPHLRDVPGFVIPHGHYRGIYPNYVSKEKARELLDLPLDSIVITFIGQIRKYKNVPHLIRVFCEIPDKNIYLVIAGKPSNQKIKRQIRISTMKCSDRIRTYLRFIPKEEVQIFLNSADLIVLPYSEIYHSGTALLALSFNRPVLVPNRGAMWELQMEVGKKWVMIYEPELTPHILEQAIDWAINTNRQSNAPLSQFNWEKIAKMTIKAYERILESP, encoded by the coding sequence ATGAGAATAATTGCTTCACCGGCGTATAGAAATAAATCAGTGAACCCTTATAATTATCTCCTATATATGCATATTTCAGAATTGGGAGTGGAAGTAGAGGATTTTTCGATATCGAAAGTACTTAAGGAGAAATGGGATATCTGGCACATTCATTGGCCGGAAGGGTATTTAAATAGGAAGTCTTTAATCAAATCAAGTGTTCTTACTACCAGCCTTATGGGCATGATTCAATTTTTAAGAATGAAAGGGGTCAAAGTAGTGTGGACAGCCCATAATATTACTACCCACGAAAGATACCATCCGAAAATTGAAGAAAAGTTCTGGAAAGTTTTCACTAGACAAATTAATGGATACATAACCCTAAGTAAGACAGGTAAATTAGAATTATTAAAACGCTATCCCCACCTAAGAGATGTTCCGGGATTTGTAATACCTCATGGACATTATAGGGGAATATACCCAAACTACGTTTCAAAAGAAAAGGCTAGAGAATTATTAGACTTGCCACTAGATTCCATTGTCATAACGTTTATTGGTCAGATTAGGAAATATAAGAATGTCCCTCACTTAATAAGAGTGTTCTGTGAGATTCCAGACAAAAATATATACTTAGTTATTGCAGGCAAACCCAGTAATCAAAAAATTAAAAGGCAGATAAGGATTAGTACTATGAAGTGTTCTGATAGAATTAGGACATATCTACGTTTCATCCCAAAAGAGGAAGTTCAAATATTCCTTAACTCTGCAGATTTAATTGTTCTCCCATACTCCGAGATCTATCATTCAGGAACAGCATTATTAGCTTTATCCTTTAACAGGCCTGTATTAGTACCAAATCGAGGTGCAATGTGGGAACTTCAAATGGAAGTTGGGAAAAAATGGGTAATGATTTATGAACCGGAACTTACCCCACACATTCTAGAACAGGCTATTGATTGGGCAATTAATACCAACAGACAATCAAATGCCCCCCTTTCACAATTTAACTGGGAAAAAATAGCTAAAATGACAATAAAAGCCTATGAAAGAATCTTGGAAAGTCCTTAG
- a CDS encoding glycosyltransferase family 4 protein gives MKLTVIHNEIAPYRIPVFEELGKKYQVTVIFGKKKSSKRLWEISSGKNFEYLILRGIRVGDYVINIPTYKLFKRIKDSDVIIIADNVDIYPLVILSTVFAWIAKKPILMWVGHLDTGYISKTRKLKIIDEIIKRVLYSLVDSFVVYSSKSRKFLLRRGVPSSKISTGTTQVYPKMLLMEPIPSRKRDEFTVTSISYFEERKGLKYLIQALCGIPWIRVIIAGSGEYERILKREAGGCNNIEFPGYVTGKEKAELYSISDIFVFPTLHDPWGFVVNEAFYYGVPVITTTEAGASDIVFNGKNGFIVSPGDTKKIRELIFLLFENRKLLKKLSFRAKKIGIKMTDVSLGILTIERGIRKAKLMKVNS, from the coding sequence ATGAAGCTAACAGTGATACATAATGAGATTGCTCCCTATAGGATTCCTGTATTTGAAGAATTGGGGAAGAAATATCAAGTAACCGTAATCTTCGGAAAAAAGAAGAGTTCAAAAAGACTTTGGGAGATTAGCTCTGGGAAAAACTTTGAATATCTAATTCTGCGGGGAATAAGAGTTGGTGATTATGTGATAAACATACCTACGTACAAACTGTTCAAGCGAATCAAGGATAGTGATGTTATAATAATAGCGGATAACGTCGATATATATCCTCTTGTTATTCTTTCTACAGTATTTGCATGGATAGCAAAAAAGCCTATCTTAATGTGGGTTGGTCACTTAGATACCGGCTACATATCTAAAACTAGGAAACTAAAGATAATTGACGAGATAATAAAAAGGGTACTATATTCCCTTGTAGATAGCTTCGTAGTCTATAGTTCAAAAAGTAGAAAGTTTCTTCTGAGAAGGGGGGTTCCTTCTAGTAAAATTTCAACAGGGACAACTCAGGTTTATCCGAAAATGTTGTTGATGGAGCCTATACCCTCTCGAAAGAGGGATGAGTTCACAGTAACTTCAATAAGTTACTTTGAAGAAAGAAAAGGTCTTAAATATTTAATTCAGGCGCTGTGTGGTATTCCTTGGATCAGAGTGATAATAGCTGGTTCAGGAGAGTATGAGAGGATATTAAAAAGAGAAGCGGGAGGTTGTAATAATATAGAGTTTCCTGGATACGTTACCGGCAAAGAAAAGGCAGAGTTATATAGTATCTCTGATATCTTTGTTTTCCCAACTCTGCATGATCCCTGGGGGTTTGTGGTAAATGAAGCTTTTTATTACGGTGTCCCCGTGATTACAACGACAGAAGCTGGGGCTAGCGATATCGTGTTTAATGGAAAAAATGGGTTTATAGTATCTCCGGGAGACACTAAAAAAATTAGGGAACTTATCTTTCTACTGTTTGAAAATAGGAAACTCTTGAAAAAATTAAGTTTCAGAGCCAAAAAAATAGGAATTAAAATGACAGACGTGTCTTTAGGTATTTTGACAATAGAAAGAGGTATAAGAAAGGCAAAGCTCATGAAAGTTAATTCATGA
- a CDS encoding glycosyltransferase family 4 protein, with protein MSLKILLVNSGYPPNNIGGAEIYVESLAEALAEKHKVFIYTTNPPSKSSDGIKILGIKEPSSIRGLLISTTYKNPKIEENFRETLKEVDPDIVHFHNIWRFRTARLPIISKEEGYPTIMTLHDYWFMCPTSLLMFKRQIPCSGPNPHKCAECWNCTVLNLAPMKFSALKSILDYVNTPTEFSRRFEVLKETLRIIDGIIAPSKFLAKMAVSIGVPSIKIYYIPNGYPYSRFVGFKKKRSYYDDGRIVFGFVGVPTPQKGVHIATSALKYLKNANIELRIYGKIINKSYIKKLGNDPRVKIMGKFTDPKEPYSEIDVLLFPSLSYENCPLVLAEAALSRVPVIASDLGAIPEFVINGVNGFLFKPGDPKDLADKMKLIIKDPELIRKMGEAQMPPRDIPYHASEILRVYKKIMN; from the coding sequence GTGAGCTTAAAGATTCTCCTAGTCAACTCTGGTTATCCTCCCAATAATATCGGGGGAGCTGAGATATACGTAGAGAGCCTAGCAGAAGCTCTAGCTGAGAAGCACAAAGTGTTTATTTACACAACAAATCCCCCCAGCAAAAGTTCAGATGGTATAAAAATTCTAGGGATAAAAGAACCTTCTTCAATCCGAGGACTCCTTATATCTACCACCTACAAGAATCCTAAAATTGAAGAAAATTTTAGGGAAACTCTAAAGGAAGTTGATCCCGACATAGTGCACTTCCATAATATATGGAGGTTTAGAACCGCGAGACTGCCAATTATTTCAAAGGAGGAAGGATATCCCACAATAATGACACTCCATGACTATTGGTTCATGTGCCCGACAAGCCTACTCATGTTTAAAAGACAAATCCCCTGTTCCGGTCCAAATCCTCATAAATGTGCCGAATGTTGGAACTGTACTGTATTAAACCTTGCACCTATGAAATTCTCGGCCCTTAAGAGTATCTTAGATTACGTGAATACACCTACTGAATTTTCACGCCGCTTTGAGGTACTTAAAGAGACTCTAAGGATCATTGATGGAATAATTGCCCCCTCTAAGTTCCTCGCAAAGATGGCGGTTTCAATAGGTGTACCTTCAATCAAGATTTACTACATTCCAAATGGCTATCCTTACTCACGCTTTGTAGGATTTAAAAAGAAGAGAAGTTATTATGACGACGGAAGAATAGTTTTTGGATTTGTTGGCGTACCTACACCACAGAAAGGTGTCCATATTGCGACTTCAGCTCTGAAATACCTCAAGAACGCTAACATCGAGCTAAGGATTTATGGAAAGATAATTAATAAAAGTTATATTAAAAAACTTGGAAATGATCCTAGGGTAAAAATTATGGGAAAGTTTACCGACCCAAAGGAGCCCTATTCGGAGATAGATGTACTATTATTTCCATCATTGTCCTACGAGAATTGTCCTCTCGTATTAGCAGAGGCAGCTTTATCAAGGGTACCAGTTATAGCATCAGATCTAGGTGCAATCCCAGAATTCGTTATCAATGGTGTGAATGGATTTCTGTTCAAACCAGGAGACCCTAAGGATCTAGCGGATAAGATGAAATTGATTATAAAAGATCCAGAATTAATAAGAAAAATGGGTGAGGCCCAGATGCCCCCAAGGGATATACCATATCATGCAAGTGAAATTTTAAGAGTTTATAAGAAGATCATGAATTAA
- a CDS encoding ATP-binding protein, which produces MPMLLGRNVCKTTLVKVLLNEIDNSGVYIDARKLWNAHANMSLNVIKIESLDARKRYALVMRLFRSLRSVTIAGSGVGFKDKNIDLIDVLDDIENSGERRVIFLMRRNISADKVLRYLKEGFAEVGMSVPDEEIEDAVEVLDGIVGWLREYGWLRYRGKTHSSAIDEIFQKAREDIIDELSRYSSRYLRITMAISEGYNTWSAIKAYLERIEGKRIDKKTLYTAYTAM; this is translated from the coding sequence TTGCCAATGCTTCTGGGAAGGAACGTATGCAAGACAACTCTCGTAAAAGTTCTTCTCAATGAAATAGACAATTCCGGCGTTTACATAGATGCAAGAAAGCTCTGGAATGCCCACGCGAATATGTCACTAAACGTTATAAAAATAGAATCCCTTGATGCAAGAAAAAGGTATGCGCTCGTTATGAGACTTTTTCGTTCGCTGAGGAGTGTGACAATTGCAGGTTCGGGCGTAGGGTTCAAAGACAAGAACATTGACCTTATAGACGTTCTTGATGACATCGAAAACAGTGGAGAAAGGAGAGTGATATTTTTGATGAGGCGCAATATCTCCGCGGATAAAGTATTGCGGTACCTCAAAGAAGGGTTTGCGGAAGTTGGAATGAGCGTGCCAGACGAGGAAATAGAAGATGCTGTCGAAGTACTTGATGGTATTGTTGGATGGCTCAGGGAGTATGGTTGGCTACGCTATCGCGGAAAAACACATAGTAGTGCAATAGATGAGATATTCCAAAAAGCAAGGGAGGACATAATAGATGAGCTCTCAAGATACTCATCAAGATATCTCAGGATAACAATGGCAATTTCAGAAGGTTACAATACATGGTCGGCAATAAAGGCTTATCTTGAAAGGATTGAAGGGAAAAGGATAGACAAGAAAACATTATATACTGCATATACTGCAATGTAA
- a CDS encoding PIN domain-containing protein yields the protein MFGLLEDRGITILPDYQEVGEWREVMKKYKLLPNDALIAITCGHYGIKNIATFDEDFKRVKFLKVIP from the coding sequence ATATTTGGGTTACTTGAAGATAGGGGTATTACAATCTTGCCCGACTATCAAGAGGTCGGTGAATGGAGAGAAGTAATGAAAAAGTACAAACTCTTACCCAATGATGCATTAATTGCAATAACTTGCGGGCACTATGGAATAAAGAATATAGCAACCTTCGACGAGGATTTTAAACGAGTTAAGTTTCTTAAAGTTATACCATAA
- a CDS encoding PIN domain-containing protein, producing MIFVDTNIFYNFLFETELSPRAKKIIEMPYELVTSFTVLDELVYVVIRKLAEKRYRIKSSFDLRKFI from the coding sequence GTGATATTCGTCGATACGAACATATTTTACAATTTTCTCTTTGAAACCGAACTCAGTCCAAGAGCAAAAAAGATCATTGAGATGCCTTATGAACTTGTTACATCATTTACTGTTCTGGATGAGCTCGTTTATGTTGTTATTAGGAAGCTCGCTGAAAAGAGATATAGGATAAAGAGCTCTTTTGATTTAAGAAAGTTTATCTAA
- a CDS encoding antitoxin family protein has protein sequence MPIVVEAVYEGGVFKPLKKVNLKDGQKVKIKIELDVSKYYGVFGKASAKELKELEEEVQM, from the coding sequence ATGCCAATCGTTGTTGAGGCTGTCTATGAAGGTGGCGTCTTTAAGCCCTTAAAGAAAGTGAATCTAAAAGATGGCCAAAAAGTCAAAATAAAAATTGAATTAGATGTATCCAAGTATTATGGGGTATTCGGAAAAGCTTCTGCAAAAGAATTAAAAGAATTAGAAGAGGAGGTTCAGATGTGA
- a CDS encoding oligosaccharide flippase family protein, translated as MRRGAAAFINTLLHHDVYKDVAIMTGAVMVSNVLNYFYQLFAGRFLTPSQYGELFSLLSLLYIFSVFSQTINTSVTKFTTRYSTTGDYGKVKGLIIGFTKHVLILGIVIYISILLASPWILNFLKIDNSLYLVVLFASLPLSFLLPVYQGVLRGLQRFISLGLSVVSWSFIKFVGGIGLIIFGYGVLGGIFGILLANVGALIITLAFLKDILGWKSEKVDVPEILSYGTFTFLVLLAYTVMWNLDVIMAKHYFSPTVAGEYSALSVLGKIILFAPGAVGMVIFPKAAERFENGGDHFKILVRGLGIVLLISGGAVVAYALFPSFIIRLIYGAKYLSISGYLWLYGLGMMFLSMVNVLFNYLLSIRKSWLTLLALILGVAVEIAGISYTRTFIGIIRAVILASAVAFAVLILDAWGLRHEGVSADASV; from the coding sequence ATGCGCAGAGGGGCAGCGGCGTTCATCAACACACTCTTGCACCACGACGTCTACAAGGATGTTGCAATAATGACGGGAGCAGTCATGGTATCCAATGTTCTCAACTATTTCTACCAACTGTTTGCGGGAAGATTTTTAACTCCCTCCCAGTATGGGGAGCTGTTTAGCTTGCTTTCCTTGTTGTATATATTCTCGGTGTTTTCCCAGACAATCAACACTTCTGTAACAAAGTTCACGACTAGGTACTCAACCACGGGAGATTATGGAAAAGTTAAAGGTCTTATAATTGGATTTACTAAGCACGTCTTGATTTTAGGTATTGTTATTTATATATCCATACTGTTAGCTTCTCCATGGATACTCAATTTCCTGAAGATAGATAATAGTCTGTACCTTGTAGTGCTGTTTGCATCTCTCCCCCTGAGTTTTCTCCTTCCCGTTTATCAAGGAGTTTTGAGGGGCCTACAGAGGTTTATCTCTTTAGGCCTTAGCGTGGTTTCTTGGTCCTTCATTAAGTTTGTAGGGGGTATAGGGCTTATAATCTTTGGATACGGGGTTTTGGGCGGTATTTTTGGCATTTTACTGGCCAACGTTGGTGCCCTGATAATAACCTTAGCATTCCTTAAGGATATCCTGGGATGGAAAAGTGAGAAGGTTGATGTTCCAGAGATCTTAAGTTACGGCACATTCACTTTCTTGGTTCTTCTAGCCTATACAGTAATGTGGAACCTTGACGTGATAATGGCCAAGCACTACTTCTCCCCCACAGTTGCTGGAGAATATTCAGCCCTTTCAGTCCTCGGCAAAATTATCCTCTTTGCCCCAGGAGCTGTCGGCATGGTTATATTCCCTAAAGCGGCGGAGAGGTTCGAGAACGGGGGCGATCACTTCAAGATTTTGGTAAGGGGACTTGGAATAGTCCTGCTTATCTCCGGAGGGGCCGTTGTTGCTTATGCTCTATTTCCGTCTTTCATAATAAGGCTGATTTATGGAGCGAAGTACCTCTCGATCTCGGGCTACCTGTGGCTGTATGGTCTGGGGATGATGTTTCTGTCTATGGTCAACGTTTTGTTCAACTACCTGCTCTCCATAAGGAAATCGTGGCTTACTTTACTGGCTTTAATCCTCGGGGTTGCCGTGGAGATCGCTGGTATATCCTACACTAGAACATTCATTGGAATAATCCGAGCTGTAATCCTTGCAAGTGCAGTAGCCTTTGCGGTTTTAATCTTAGATGCATGGGGGCTGAGGCATGAAGGTGTCAGTGCTGATGCCAGCGTATAA
- a CDS encoding glycosyltransferase, which yields MKVSVLMPAYNEEKFLEMAVRETMKEISGLDYEIVVINDGSTDRTGEIARELARRYRRVKVVDYYNNHGKGFALKKGFEESSGDIVVFYDADLDIPPSQIPRFINVLLSGYDVVIGSKYVPGARVKYSERRRFLSVVYRNMVKFLVGLNVSDSQVGLKVFRREVLEDVFPRVLVKKYAFDVELLTVVSMLGYRIKEMPVRIEHKEFDSNINLESVFNMFVDTIAIFYRKNILHYYNGGRR from the coding sequence ATGAAGGTGTCAGTGCTGATGCCAGCGTATAACGAGGAGAAGTTTCTTGAGATGGCAGTTAGGGAGACGATGAAGGAGATTAGTGGGTTAGACTATGAGATAGTCGTTATTAACGATGGCTCCACGGATAGAACCGGGGAAATTGCTAGGGAGCTCGCGAGGAGGTATAGGAGAGTTAAGGTCGTTGACTATTACAACAACCATGGGAAGGGCTTTGCGCTCAAGAAGGGCTTTGAAGAGAGTAGTGGAGATATAGTGGTGTTCTATGACGCTGATTTGGACATTCCTCCTTCCCAGATACCTAGGTTTATTAACGTTCTGCTAAGTGGATACGATGTGGTTATTGGATCTAAGTATGTTCCTGGGGCTAGGGTTAAGTATTCTGAGAGAAGGAGGTTCCTTAGCGTAGTATACAGGAACATGGTCAAGTTCTTGGTTGGTCTTAACGTTAGCGATAGTCAGGTTGGCTTGAAGGTGTTCAGGAGGGAGGTTCTAGAGGACGTGTTTCCCAGGGTTCTCGTTAAGAAGTACGCCTTTGACGTTGAGCTCTTGACCGTTGTAAGTATGTTGGGATACAGAATAAAGGAGATGCCCGTAAGGATAGAGCACAAAGAATTTGATTCGAATATCAACCTTGAATCTGTGTTTAATATGTTTGTTGATACTATTGCTATCTTTTACAGGAAGAACATCCTGCACTATTACAATGGGGGGAGAAGATGA
- a CDS encoding glycosyltransferase family 4 protein, with product MRILWLNWKDIKHPEAGGAEVYTHEIAKRLVKRGFEITLFTSHFEGAKEREEMDGIEIVRKGKIVGVFDTVYAHAKKFYRDHRNEFDLVIDEINTRPFMTPKYVDKPVVALIHQLAVEFWDYKTRFPVNVIGKYILEPYWLKHYRSIKTITVSESTKRDLMRLEFRDVHVVYNGLGKEVLDKVPKKEKEFTAIFVGRLTPTKKPEDAIKAFLEFGEGRLWIVGRGELMEKLKRQYNRENIEFKGFVTEREKLELMKRAYVILVPGIREGWGRVVIEANAMGTPAIGYNVPGLRDSIRHGYNGLLCEPNPKAMGEVLERLYSDGKLGRRLSGNALEWAKRFNWDDSSRQFEKILGGT from the coding sequence ATGAGGATTCTATGGTTAAACTGGAAGGATATAAAGCATCCCGAGGCAGGAGGGGCTGAAGTCTACACTCACGAAATTGCAAAGCGGTTAGTGAAGAGGGGGTTTGAAATTACCCTTTTTACTTCACATTTTGAAGGAGCTAAGGAAAGGGAAGAAATGGACGGTATTGAGATCGTTAGGAAAGGAAAAATCGTTGGGGTGTTTGATACAGTCTATGCTCATGCTAAGAAGTTTTATAGGGATCATAGGAATGAGTTTGATCTCGTTATAGATGAGATAAATACAAGACCTTTCATGACACCCAAATATGTTGATAAGCCAGTAGTGGCACTGATCCACCAGTTGGCCGTTGAATTCTGGGATTACAAGACTAGGTTTCCTGTAAATGTTATTGGGAAGTACATATTGGAGCCATATTGGCTGAAGCATTATCGAAGTATAAAGACGATAACTGTTTCAGAATCCACAAAGAGAGATTTGATGAGATTGGAGTTTAGGGATGTTCATGTGGTTTATAATGGGCTTGGGAAAGAAGTCCTGGATAAAGTTCCCAAAAAGGAGAAGGAATTTACCGCAATATTTGTAGGTAGGTTAACCCCAACTAAAAAGCCCGAAGATGCCATAAAAGCTTTTTTAGAATTTGGAGAAGGGCGGCTATGGATAGTGGGGAGGGGAGAGTTAATGGAAAAACTTAAAAGGCAATATAACAGGGAAAATATTGAATTTAAGGGTTTTGTTACTGAAAGAGAGAAATTGGAGCTAATGAAGAGAGCTTATGTAATTTTAGTCCCAGGGATACGGGAAGGGTGGGGAAGGGTCGTGATAGAAGCTAATGCCATGGGAACCCCAGCGATAGGGTATAACGTTCCTGGGCTGAGGGACTCAATAAGACACGGTTACAATGGGTTGCTGTGTGAGCCTAATCCTAAGGCAATGGGTGAGGTTCTTGAAAGATTGTATAGTGATGGAAAGCTTGGGAGAAGGTTAAGTGGGAATGCCTTGGAATGGGCTAAGAGGTTCAATTGGGATGATAGCTCACGACAATTTGAAAAGATATTAGGGGGTACGTAG
- a CDS encoding glycosyltransferase family 2 protein → MNTQPLVSVIVPTYKRKDKLRRLLESLLESDYPKDKLEIIVVVDADGEDYGDLIKEFPRVRFIFNKEEKFVAESRNVGIRNSHGDYIFVIDDDNIVDRRCISELVKFMENNPRVGIAGPIMYYYKDPHRIWCAGIKRNYYTSLTRFIGRGEIDMGQFSEPLLSEDFPNAFMIRREVIDKIGYFDSKNFPIHYEEADFCRRASIAGYEIYTVPTAKVWHDVPLPEEIKEKARFFHVHNEIRAYYAGRNRVIFHKKYSKRHQLLVFILIFNWIITAYYLMVILFGYNKRFKTKLRLAYYYLRGIVEGLKW, encoded by the coding sequence ATGAACACGCAACCTTTGGTTTCAGTAATTGTTCCCACTTATAAACGAAAAGATAAACTGAGAAGATTACTTGAATCTCTGCTTGAAAGTGACTATCCCAAGGATAAACTGGAAATAATTGTTGTAGTTGATGCTGATGGGGAGGATTATGGAGATCTAATAAAAGAGTTTCCTAGAGTTAGGTTCATCTTTAATAAGGAGGAAAAATTCGTTGCCGAAAGTAGGAATGTCGGTATTAGAAATTCACATGGCGATTATATCTTTGTAATTGATGATGACAATATTGTTGACAGAAGATGTATATCAGAGCTTGTAAAATTTATGGAGAATAATCCAAGAGTTGGTATAGCTGGCCCAATTATGTATTATTATAAAGACCCTCATCGGATATGGTGTGCTGGTATAAAACGAAATTACTACACATCATTAACTAGATTTATCGGAAGAGGTGAAATTGATATGGGACAGTTCTCTGAACCCTTACTCTCAGAGGACTTTCCAAATGCATTTATGATAAGGAGAGAAGTCATTGATAAAATTGGATATTTTGACAGCAAAAATTTCCCAATACATTATGAAGAGGCAGATTTTTGCAGGAGGGCATCGATTGCGGGATATGAAATTTACACTGTACCGACTGCAAAAGTTTGGCATGATGTACCTTTGCCTGAAGAGATAAAGGAGAAGGCTAGATTTTTCCACGTACATAATGAAATTAGAGCGTATTATGCAGGTCGTAATAGGGTTATTTTCCATAAAAAATATTCAAAAAGACATCAACTCTTAGTATTTATTTTAATTTTTAATTGGATAATTACCGCATATTACTTGATGGTTATTTTGTTTGGATATAATAAACGATTTAAGACTAAGTTGAGATTGGCGTATTATTATTTACGTGGTATAGTGGAGGGATTAAAATGGTAA
- a CDS encoding glycosyltransferase family 4 protein, producing MVKNKLCIVSKYSPEREGGVEEVVRQHVGMLSKLEWESITVFYMTYNKNEKPNETDKNGTKIIYRPIWVPPLKLLDIIVYNFLVGFSAYFGKYDVVHSHAECGFGYSLFVLLLGKKAKWIHTYHGVWFRVISIHLAFKSSLVYRLILKLANFILSLYESVPGHLSDLVTVVSPNVKKDIIEYYNIRNNIVVLPNSFDKKFLEIGRVKSKEKSRKMLKLENSSYYILYIGRDIYTKGLDIALEILSTLSEITLPKKVKLLALANGSNIQIPPRLIENIVIMEYVPKNLMVHIYSSCDVFIFPSRYDSFGIVALEAIATGLPVIVSNRVGFIDFIGTTKIPVVTVEDITTWIKYVNAFLTNKKIVKKFVVHGEKDVLKKFSNNVIGEKLRKIYILLHSQN from the coding sequence ATGGTAAAGAATAAACTCTGTATAGTTTCGAAATATTCCCCCGAGAGAGAAGGAGGTGTAGAAGAAGTAGTTAGGCAGCATGTTGGAATGCTGTCTAAATTAGAGTGGGAGAGTATAACGGTCTTTTATATGACCTATAACAAAAATGAAAAACCCAATGAAACGGACAAAAATGGAACTAAAATTATCTATAGGCCAATCTGGGTACCCCCTCTAAAACTGCTTGACATAATAGTATACAATTTTCTAGTTGGATTTTCTGCTTATTTTGGAAAGTATGATGTAGTACACTCTCATGCTGAATGTGGTTTTGGTTACTCTTTATTTGTATTGCTCTTGGGAAAGAAGGCCAAGTGGATTCATACATATCATGGTGTTTGGTTTAGGGTCATTAGTATTCATTTGGCCTTTAAGAGTTCGTTAGTTTATAGATTAATATTAAAGTTAGCTAATTTTATACTATCTCTATATGAGAGTGTTCCTGGCCACTTAAGTGATCTCGTGACTGTTGTTTCACCTAATGTTAAAAAAGACATTATAGAATATTACAACATAAGAAACAATATAGTAGTTTTGCCAAATAGTTTTGACAAAAAATTTCTTGAAATTGGGAGAGTTAAAAGCAAGGAGAAATCCCGTAAAATGCTTAAATTAGAAAATTCATCTTATTACATCTTATATATAGGAAGGGACATATATACAAAAGGGTTAGACATAGCATTGGAAATTTTGAGTACTCTCTCGGAGATAACGCTTCCTAAGAAAGTAAAGCTGTTAGCTCTAGCAAATGGGAGTAACATTCAAATACCCCCCAGATTGATAGAAAATATTGTTATAATGGAATATGTTCCTAAAAATCTAATGGTACATATATATTCATCATGTGATGTCTTTATATTCCCTTCAAGGTATGATAGCTTTGGAATAGTAGCTCTCGAGGCCATTGCTACTGGACTCCCAGTTATAGTCTCCAATAGAGTTGGATTTATAGACTTTATTGGGACTACGAAAATACCAGTAGTTACAGTTGAAGATATTACCACTTGGATAAAGTATGTTAATGCATTTCTGACAAATAAGAAAATAGTAAAAAAATTTGTAGTTCATGGTGAGAAAGATGTTTTAAAAAAGTTTTCGAACAATGTTATTGGAGAAAAGTTGAGAAAAATATACATACTGCTACATTCTCAGAACTAA